A genomic segment from Chitinophaga flava encodes:
- a CDS encoding C40 family peptidase, with product MPYAIVVVPVAPLRAAPAHRSEMISQLLWGEGVEIVNTAPDGWVEVINQYDGYSGWASLSHLEEVPEDVYHHPATHYLSDWINEVYVNGRPMMVPFGCLLKGYTNNLTAKWGNVTVSLQEKPHILLPTGSPVDPKRLLADAMKFLNTAYLWGGRNVFGVDCSGFVQNVFKLSGVPLLRDASQQATQGTTVDFLQEARLGDLAFFDNPEGKITHVGLLLDDHEIMHASGKVRIDPIDNQGIINADTQVRTHQLRIIKRLF from the coding sequence ATGCCATACGCTATTGTTGTGGTGCCTGTGGCGCCACTGAGAGCCGCCCCTGCACACAGAAGTGAAATGATCTCTCAGCTGCTCTGGGGAGAAGGAGTGGAGATCGTCAACACAGCCCCCGACGGATGGGTGGAAGTGATCAACCAATATGACGGATATTCCGGCTGGGCCTCCCTTTCCCATCTGGAAGAAGTGCCAGAAGATGTTTACCACCATCCCGCTACCCATTATCTCTCCGACTGGATCAATGAAGTATATGTCAATGGTCGTCCGATGATGGTACCTTTTGGTTGTCTGCTGAAAGGATATACCAACAACCTCACCGCTAAATGGGGTAATGTGACGGTTTCCTTACAGGAAAAGCCGCATATATTGTTACCCACGGGTAGCCCGGTTGATCCTAAACGGTTGCTCGCTGATGCCATGAAATTCCTGAATACGGCTTATCTCTGGGGTGGTAGGAATGTCTTTGGGGTCGACTGTTCCGGTTTTGTGCAGAACGTATTCAAGTTGTCTGGTGTACCGCTGCTGCGGGATGCTTCTCAGCAGGCCACTCAAGGCACTACGGTTGACTTTTTACAGGAAGCCAGGCTGGGGGACCTTGCATTTTTCGATAATCCGGAAGGAAAAATCACCCATGTCGGACTTTTACTCGATGATCACGAAATAATGCATGCTTCTGGTAAGGTACGCATCGATCCTATCGATAACCAGGGCATCATTAATGCAGATACCCAGGTCAGAACGCACCAGCTGCGGATTATCAAACGACTGTTTTAG
- a CDS encoding inorganic diphosphatase, which yields MMTNPWHSVSPGSEVPHIVNAIIEIPKGCRAKYELDKESGLLKLDRVLYSSVYYPANYGFIPQSYCDDHDPLDILVLSQVECVPMCIIEAKVIGVMQMVDGGEADDKIIAVAANDMSVNHINDISELPPHFIDEMRHFFEEYKRLEKKSVTVEEFQNKEKAEQIIIKSFEDYRKIFKQS from the coding sequence ATGATGACAAATCCCTGGCATAGTGTGAGCCCTGGTTCTGAGGTGCCGCATATTGTAAACGCAATTATTGAGATTCCAAAGGGATGCCGTGCCAAATATGAACTGGATAAAGAAAGTGGTTTGCTGAAGCTGGACCGCGTATTATATTCTTCTGTATATTATCCTGCCAATTATGGTTTTATTCCTCAGTCCTACTGCGATGACCACGATCCACTGGATATCCTGGTACTTTCACAGGTAGAATGTGTTCCTATGTGTATCATCGAAGCGAAAGTAATCGGTGTGATGCAGATGGTGGACGGCGGAGAAGCTGATGATAAAATCATTGCTGTGGCTGCCAACGATATGAGCGTAAACCACATCAATGATATCTCTGAACTGCCTCCTCACTTTATTGATGAGATGAGACACTTCTTTGAAGAATACAAAAGACTCGAAAAGAAATCTGTAACGGTAGAAGAATTCCAGAATAAGGAAAAAGCTGAGCAGATTATCATTAAGAGTTTTGAAGATTATCGTAAGATCTTTAAACAGAGCTAA
- the clpB gene encoding ATP-dependent chaperone ClpB, with the protein MNLNNFTIKSQEIIQQAQQLAFNNQNQAIETGHLLKALLEDNDSPVEYLLKKNAVNTSLLNTKVNELLQKYPKVSGEAGQVLSRDANNALLRAGAGIKEFKDEFVSVEHLLLAILGGSDDTAKLLKDAGLTEKGLKAAIKELRKGETVSSQSGGTQFNTLQKYAKNLNELAREGKLDPVIGRDEEIRRTLHILSRRSKNNPILVGEPGVGKTAIVEGLAHRILNGDVPENLKSKTIYGLDMGALMAGAKYRGEFEERLKAVVKEVTDSDGDIILFIDEIHTLIGAGAMEGAMDAANILKPALARGELRAIGATTLNEYQKYFEKDKALERRFQKVIVDEPSVEDAISILRGLKERYESHHHVLIKDEAIIAAVELSHRYITDRFLPDKAIDLIDESAAKLRLEMNSMPEELDELERRIRQLEIEKEAIKRENDEDKLRELSEEIARLSEERNTFKAKWQAEKEVVDKIQAAKSAIENLKLEAEQAERNGDFGRVAEIRYGKVKEQEKLVHDLSEELSKISEHNKRLLKEEVDAEDIAENVAKATGIPVSKMMQSEKDKLLHLEEELHNRVVGQEEAIIAVSDAIRRSRAGLQDPRRPIGSFIFLGTTGVGKTELAKALAEYLFDDDQMMTRIDMSEYQEKHSVSRLVGAPPGYVGYDEGGQLTEAVRRKPYSVVLLDEIEKAHPDTFNILLQVLDDGRLTDNKGRVVNFKNTIIIMTSNMGSHIIQENFENIDDSNREEIVDKTKEEVMSLLKTTIRPEFLNRVDEVIMFQPLMREEIKGIINIQLQQLKDMVAKNGMILEFSDYALEYLSVQGYDPQFGARPLKRLIQKEIINLLSKKILAGDIDKSKPVLIDVFDGVVVIRNK; encoded by the coding sequence ATGAATCTGAATAATTTCACTATAAAATCACAGGAAATAATACAACAGGCCCAGCAACTGGCGTTCAACAACCAGAACCAGGCCATTGAAACGGGGCATCTGCTGAAAGCGCTGTTGGAAGATAATGACAGCCCCGTAGAGTACCTGCTGAAAAAAAATGCGGTAAACACCTCGCTGCTCAATACCAAAGTAAATGAGCTGCTGCAGAAATATCCTAAAGTAAGTGGTGAAGCCGGACAGGTACTGAGCCGTGATGCTAATAACGCATTGCTGCGCGCCGGTGCAGGCATTAAAGAGTTTAAAGATGAATTTGTAAGTGTAGAACACCTGCTGCTGGCCATTTTAGGAGGTAGCGATGATACAGCTAAACTGCTGAAAGATGCAGGACTTACTGAAAAAGGCCTCAAAGCCGCCATCAAGGAATTACGTAAGGGCGAAACCGTTAGTTCACAATCCGGTGGAACCCAGTTTAATACATTACAGAAATACGCCAAAAACCTTAACGAACTGGCCCGCGAAGGTAAGCTCGACCCGGTGATAGGCCGCGATGAAGAAATACGCAGAACACTGCATATCCTCTCCCGCAGATCCAAAAATAATCCCATTCTCGTGGGTGAACCCGGTGTAGGTAAAACCGCTATCGTAGAAGGTCTGGCACATCGTATCCTCAATGGAGACGTGCCGGAAAACCTGAAATCAAAAACCATTTACGGCCTCGATATGGGCGCGCTCATGGCTGGCGCCAAATACCGTGGTGAATTTGAAGAAAGACTGAAAGCAGTCGTGAAGGAAGTGACCGATAGTGATGGAGATATCATCCTCTTTATTGATGAGATCCACACCCTGATCGGTGCCGGCGCCATGGAAGGTGCTATGGATGCGGCTAACATCCTCAAACCGGCGCTGGCCCGTGGAGAGCTCCGTGCAATTGGTGCCACCACACTCAACGAATACCAGAAATACTTCGAAAAAGATAAAGCCCTGGAACGCCGTTTCCAGAAAGTAATAGTAGATGAGCCCAGTGTGGAAGATGCTATCTCTATCCTGCGTGGCCTGAAAGAAAGATACGAAAGTCACCACCACGTGCTCATCAAAGACGAAGCTATTATCGCTGCGGTGGAATTATCCCATCGTTATATCACCGATCGTTTCCTGCCAGACAAAGCCATCGATCTGATCGATGAAAGTGCTGCCAAACTGAGACTGGAAATGAATTCCATGCCGGAAGAACTGGATGAACTGGAAAGAAGAATCCGTCAGCTCGAAATTGAAAAAGAAGCGATCAAGAGAGAAAATGATGAAGATAAACTGCGTGAACTGAGTGAAGAAATAGCCCGCCTCAGCGAAGAAAGAAACACTTTCAAAGCCAAATGGCAGGCCGAAAAAGAAGTAGTAGACAAAATCCAGGCTGCTAAATCAGCTATCGAAAACCTGAAGCTGGAAGCCGAACAGGCCGAACGTAACGGTGATTTCGGACGCGTAGCTGAAATTCGCTATGGTAAGGTGAAAGAACAGGAAAAACTGGTACACGATCTTTCTGAAGAGCTAAGTAAAATATCCGAGCATAATAAACGTCTTCTTAAAGAGGAAGTTGATGCGGAAGATATCGCGGAAAATGTGGCCAAGGCAACCGGTATCCCTGTATCTAAAATGATGCAGAGTGAAAAAGATAAACTGCTGCATCTCGAAGAAGAGCTGCACAACCGTGTAGTAGGGCAGGAAGAAGCGATCATCGCCGTGTCTGATGCGATCCGCCGCAGCCGTGCCGGTCTGCAGGACCCGCGCCGTCCGATAGGTTCTTTTATCTTCCTCGGTACTACCGGTGTAGGTAAAACAGAGCTGGCCAAAGCACTGGCAGAGTACCTCTTTGATGATGATCAGATGATGACACGCATCGATATGAGCGAATACCAGGAAAAACATTCCGTGAGCCGTCTGGTGGGCGCTCCTCCGGGATATGTAGGTTACGATGAAGGTGGTCAGCTGACAGAAGCCGTTCGCCGCAAACCCTACTCTGTAGTATTGCTCGACGAAATTGAAAAAGCGCACCCGGATACCTTTAACATTTTGTTACAGGTGCTGGATGATGGCCGTCTGACAGACAACAAAGGCCGTGTGGTGAACTTCAAAAACACCATCATCATCATGACCAGCAATATGGGAAGCCATATCATCCAGGAAAACTTTGAAAATATCGACGACTCCAACCGTGAGGAAATAGTAGACAAAACCAAAGAAGAGGTGATGTCACTGCTGAAAACAACCATACGGCCAGAGTTCCTGAACAGGGTAGATGAAGTGATCATGTTCCAGCCATTGATGAGAGAGGAGATTAAAGGAATAATTAACATTCAATTACAACAGCTCAAGGACATGGTGGCTAAAAATGGCATGATATTGGAATTTTCTGATTATGCTTTGGAATATCTTTCTGTTCAGGGTTACGATCCGCAGTTTGGTGCAAGGCCACTGAAAAGACTGATCCAGAAAGAGATCATCAACCTGCTGAGCAAAAAGATCCTGGCAGGAGATATCGATAAATCAAAGCCCGTACTGATCGATGTGTTCGACGGTGTGGTAGTAATAAGAAACAAATAA
- a CDS encoding RNA polymerase sigma factor — MNNPDIQQLTDQELLQRFKADNNSEWIGVLFDRYALLLLGMCMKYLKNEEDARDAVQQIFLKVLSDINKHEIQFFRAWIYQVSKNYCLMQLRQHHMKYKEEITDRHGELAAEQEEKGTYQEKDLLLTNMEQALNLLNPEQKICVDLFYLQKKSYQEIADQTGFSLLQVKSYIQNGKRNLKLILEKQQRANKR; from the coding sequence GTGAACAATCCAGATATACAACAACTGACAGACCAGGAATTACTACAACGGTTCAAAGCTGATAATAACAGTGAATGGATAGGTGTGCTTTTTGACCGCTATGCCCTGCTATTGCTGGGTATGTGTATGAAATACCTGAAAAATGAAGAAGATGCACGCGACGCCGTGCAGCAGATTTTTCTCAAAGTATTGTCCGATATCAACAAACATGAGATACAATTTTTCCGGGCCTGGATATACCAGGTAAGCAAAAACTATTGCCTCATGCAGTTGCGGCAACACCATATGAAATACAAGGAGGAGATTACCGACAGACATGGCGAACTGGCAGCCGAGCAGGAAGAAAAAGGGACATATCAGGAAAAAGACCTCCTGCTCACCAATATGGAGCAAGCCCTTAATCTGCTGAATCCGGAACAGAAAATCTGTGTAGACCTTTTCTACCTGCAAAAAAAGTCCTACCAGGAAATAGCCGACCAAACGGGCTTTAGCCTGTTACAGGTAAAGAGTTATATCCAGAACGGCAAACGTAATCTCAAATTAATACTGGAAAAACAACAACGCGCAAACAAGCGTTAA
- a CDS encoding DUF4878 domain-containing protein gives MTNYRRILTLAVMGILLLSSCKKRATPQEVALAFMHAIQDSNFDQARDYATKESQQVIQIYSIFDGRRSDAEREKIRKAKIEVVGIEEKGNKASVTILNSSAHQEEVLQLVKEGGQWKISLTFESIIPNYIPPANQGLDSTTVLTPDTTTSGMAVPAVK, from the coding sequence ATGACCAATTATCGTCGAATTCTGACACTGGCAGTGATGGGAATACTGCTGCTGAGCAGCTGTAAGAAACGGGCCACCCCACAAGAGGTAGCACTGGCGTTTATGCACGCTATACAGGATTCGAACTTCGACCAGGCAAGGGATTATGCCACCAAAGAATCCCAACAGGTAATACAGATCTATTCCATTTTTGACGGACGCCGCAGTGATGCGGAACGCGAAAAAATCAGGAAAGCCAAAATTGAAGTAGTAGGCATAGAAGAAAAGGGAAACAAGGCTTCTGTTACCATCCTTAACTCATCCGCCCACCAGGAGGAAGTACTTCAGCTGGTAAAAGAAGGCGGTCAATGGAAGATTTCACTGACATTTGAAAGTATTATACCTAACTATATTCCACCAGCCAACCAGGGGCTGGATTCCACCACCGTGCTGACACCAGATACCACTACCAGTGGTATGGCGGTTCCTGCAGTTAAATAA
- a CDS encoding PDZ domain-containing protein yields the protein MKTFSSYMLLLAALLSSRVTSAQEQVLKNTILVQVGTKNHGNVYTSTNLQQALVQQRAQHPDKNLSVVFTEPGTYYFDTTLVITSTLANGEGHILFSKLHPEDKVTLSGGRPIQVKWSLWKNGIYKATLDLPYTFDQLYINDELQIRARYPNYDSSARHYNGSAADALSPERIKTWRHPEGGYVHALHKGEWGGYHYRIKGVNSDYTLQLEGGYQNNRQMGMHAQHRFVENIFEELDTVREWYYDQPHKTLYYKPAPGTRLSSARVVISRLPTVIALKGTAESPVRNVEITGLRFAHTAPTFMDTREPLLRSDWTIYRGGTVLLDGTENCSIKACEFDHNGGNAVFVSNYNRHAQISGCHIHDAGGSGICFVGNPDAVRSPLFEYNQSQPLASIDTVPGPKTSHYPDSCTAYDNLIYRTGTIEKQTAGVQLSMAMNITVSHNTIYDVPRAGINVSEGTWGGHEIAYNDVFNTVLETGDHGAFNSWGRDRYWHPNRQTMDSLVAAHPWLIRLDAIHTIRLHDNRFRCDHGWDIDLDDGSSNYHIYNNVCLNGGLKLREGFYRTVENNVILNNSFHPHVWFANSHDVFRHNLVTAAYKPIGIKYWGDEIDYNCFPDSAAMPPLTDKHSLAGSPGFVNPLGGDYRVIPSSPALRTGFRNFPMDNFGVVSPQLRRLAKKAPLPVLAQQHLLSSATTNWSGAGIKNIETLGERSAAGLPDNNGVYVVSVPAGFRYRLQAGDVILKAGTTPVHNVAALLEITTRGNSWPVHLTIFRNQQQLVI from the coding sequence ATGAAAACATTTTCAAGCTATATGCTGCTGCTGGCGGCATTGCTGAGTAGCCGGGTCACCAGTGCACAGGAACAGGTCCTGAAAAACACTATACTGGTGCAGGTAGGTACTAAAAACCACGGTAATGTATATACGTCAACCAATTTGCAACAGGCGCTGGTCCAACAACGGGCCCAACATCCTGATAAAAACCTCTCCGTGGTGTTTACAGAACCGGGCACCTATTATTTTGATACGACGCTGGTCATTACGTCAACGCTGGCTAACGGAGAGGGACATATTTTATTCAGCAAACTTCATCCTGAAGACAAGGTCACTTTAAGCGGAGGCCGGCCCATACAGGTAAAATGGAGTCTTTGGAAGAATGGTATTTATAAGGCCACACTGGACCTGCCCTATACCTTCGATCAATTATATATCAATGATGAGCTGCAGATACGTGCCCGCTATCCCAACTACGACAGCAGTGCCCGTCATTATAATGGCAGCGCTGCAGACGCTCTCAGCCCAGAAAGGATTAAAACATGGCGGCACCCGGAGGGAGGTTATGTGCATGCCTTACATAAAGGAGAATGGGGCGGTTATCATTACCGTATCAAAGGTGTCAACTCCGACTATACACTTCAGCTGGAAGGAGGTTATCAGAATAACCGGCAGATGGGCATGCACGCCCAGCACCGGTTTGTAGAGAATATTTTTGAAGAGCTGGATACAGTCCGCGAATGGTATTACGACCAGCCGCATAAAACACTGTATTATAAACCGGCTCCCGGTACCCGGCTGTCTTCCGCCAGGGTAGTGATTTCCCGGCTGCCCACAGTGATTGCACTGAAAGGTACTGCAGAGTCCCCGGTAAGAAATGTGGAGATAACAGGACTTCGGTTTGCACATACCGCCCCCACGTTTATGGATACACGGGAACCGCTGCTACGCAGCGACTGGACGATCTATCGCGGCGGCACCGTTCTGCTGGACGGCACGGAAAACTGTAGTATTAAGGCTTGTGAGTTTGACCACAATGGCGGTAACGCCGTATTTGTGAGTAATTATAACCGGCATGCCCAGATCTCCGGATGCCATATTCATGATGCAGGCGGCAGCGGTATCTGCTTTGTAGGGAACCCCGATGCAGTGCGTTCACCACTGTTTGAGTACAACCAGTCACAACCACTGGCATCCATTGATACCGTTCCAGGGCCTAAAACAAGCCATTATCCTGACTCCTGCACCGCATACGATAATCTGATCTACCGCACCGGTACCATTGAAAAACAAACTGCCGGTGTACAGTTATCGATGGCTATGAACATCACAGTATCCCACAATACTATATATGATGTACCACGTGCAGGCATCAACGTGAGTGAAGGTACCTGGGGCGGGCATGAGATTGCGTACAATGATGTATTTAATACGGTACTGGAAACCGGCGACCACGGTGCTTTTAACTCCTGGGGCCGGGACAGATACTGGCACCCCAACCGCCAGACCATGGACAGCCTTGTGGCAGCCCATCCCTGGCTGATCAGACTGGATGCCATTCATACCATCCGGCTGCACGACAACCGATTCCGATGTGATCATGGCTGGGATATAGACCTGGATGATGGTTCCTCCAACTATCATATTTACAACAACGTATGTCTTAACGGCGGATTAAAACTGCGGGAAGGTTTTTACAGAACAGTAGAAAACAATGTAATCCTCAACAATTCCTTTCATCCGCATGTGTGGTTTGCCAACAGTCATGATGTTTTCCGCCATAACCTTGTAACGGCGGCCTATAAACCTATTGGTATCAAGTACTGGGGCGATGAGATAGATTACAACTGCTTTCCCGACAGTGCAGCCATGCCTCCCCTCACCGACAAACATTCTCTGGCAGGCAGCCCTGGTTTTGTAAATCCATTGGGCGGCGATTATCGCGTAATACCGTCCTCTCCTGCTTTACGGACAGGTTTCCGTAATTTTCCCATGGACAATTTTGGTGTTGTATCGCCGCAACTTCGGCGGCTTGCTAAAAAGGCTCCGCTGCCAGTGCTGGCACAGCAACACCTGCTATCATCAGCCACCACCAACTGGAGCGGCGCCGGAATCAAAAACATTGAAACTCTGGGAGAGCGTTCTGCAGCCGGTTTACCCGACAACAATGGCGTGTATGTAGTGAGTGTGCCAGCCGGCTTCAGGTATCGCCTGCAGGCAGGAGATGTGATCTTAAAAGCGGGTACTACACCTGTACATAACGTAGCGGCGCTGCTGGAAATCACAACCCGTGGTAACAGCTGGCCGGTGCATCTGACCATCTTCAGAAATCAGCAGCAACTTGTTATTTAA
- a CDS encoding glycine betaine ABC transporter substrate-binding protein, whose protein sequence is MKKIFIFGLAAVMLVLAACQQNGNQSEKKITIGYVNWAEGVAMTQLAKHLLQEKGYTVTLKNADVAPIFAAVAGGDADVFLDAWMPVTHKTYMQTFGDKITVLNTNYDSARIGLVVPDYVKARTIEDLVKEKASFGGKVVGIDAGAGIMTKAEDAIREYNLGYQLQSSSEAAMMATLKKSIDEKLPIVVTGWEPHQMFARFKLRFLEDPKKVFGETEKIQTIANSEFTVKDTTAVNFFRKFKLNSEELSSLMNVMAEADGKEDAVIKKWISEHKALVKEWM, encoded by the coding sequence ATGAAAAAAATATTCATCTTCGGACTGGCAGCAGTCATGCTTGTCTTGGCCGCCTGCCAGCAGAACGGGAACCAGAGCGAAAAAAAAATAACTATTGGATACGTTAACTGGGCAGAAGGTGTGGCCATGACTCAGCTGGCCAAACACCTGCTGCAGGAGAAAGGTTATACGGTTACGCTTAAAAATGCAGACGTAGCACCCATCTTCGCTGCCGTAGCCGGCGGTGATGCAGACGTGTTCCTCGATGCATGGATGCCCGTTACCCATAAAACCTACATGCAAACATTCGGTGATAAAATCACCGTGCTCAATACCAACTACGACAGCGCCAGAATAGGACTGGTAGTGCCTGATTATGTGAAAGCCCGCACTATCGAAGATCTGGTCAAAGAAAAAGCCTCTTTCGGTGGTAAAGTAGTAGGCATCGATGCCGGCGCCGGTATCATGACCAAAGCTGAAGATGCTATCCGCGAATATAACCTGGGCTACCAGCTGCAATCATCCAGCGAAGCAGCCATGATGGCCACGCTGAAAAAAAGCATCGACGAAAAGCTGCCGATAGTGGTTACAGGATGGGAACCTCATCAAATGTTTGCAAGATTTAAACTCCGTTTCCTGGAGGACCCCAAAAAAGTATTCGGCGAAACTGAAAAGATTCAAACCATCGCAAACAGTGAGTTTACGGTGAAGGACACTACTGCGGTCAACTTCTTCCGAAAATTTAAACTGAACAGTGAAGAACTGAGCTCACTGATGAACGTGATGGCAGAAGCAGACGGGAAAGAAGATGCTGTCATCAAAAAATGGATCAGCGAGCACAAAGCACTCGTGAAAGAATGGATGTAA
- a CDS encoding tetratricopeptide repeat protein yields the protein MFSSKPNNEKILKVFSSIRCLSKDQLPRYMDGRLTDVEKHLVEQHLADCDLCFGALQALEQEGAPEQYQELTGKLQRYIHDSIQPVSHVHKVAQYTKKEKNKESMLVYFWLIAFIAIGVASVYVLRGHLRNQPPAPPRMLSTQPAAKDTTPAPPPAEEVTEQPIVTGGHPNTPATTKNAGTTSAGKTGGSNTTPATAAPQAPATVPTLPNAVTKADSIAKAKAAALKAQHRKHVADSIRKTILIQRQQQDSLKKAKENVKDTENKSQVPVPEIKPELKRDTKETEPKKDTERKQEPINSDEYLYKAAMVYQQQGNLGEAIDRYRRIAANSTGKYVEMASYQLAICYRSKGQMAKARRMFKEVIRMEGSLKNTAQQALDSM from the coding sequence ATGTTTAGTAGTAAACCAAACAATGAAAAAATCCTAAAGGTATTTTCCAGTATCCGTTGCCTCAGCAAAGACCAGCTGCCACGCTATATGGATGGAAGGCTGACAGACGTTGAAAAGCACCTGGTAGAACAACACCTCGCCGACTGCGACCTCTGTTTTGGCGCCCTCCAGGCATTGGAACAGGAAGGCGCTCCGGAACAATACCAGGAACTTACCGGAAAACTCCAGCGTTATATACACGACAGTATACAACCGGTTTCCCATGTCCATAAGGTAGCTCAATACACCAAAAAAGAGAAAAATAAAGAAAGCATGCTGGTGTATTTCTGGCTGATCGCCTTCATCGCTATCGGTGTAGCCAGTGTATATGTATTGCGCGGACACCTGCGCAACCAGCCACCGGCACCACCCCGTATGCTTTCTACCCAACCGGCAGCCAAAGATACCACTCCGGCCCCTCCCCCTGCGGAAGAAGTAACCGAACAGCCTATCGTGACCGGAGGACATCCCAATACACCGGCAACTACAAAGAATGCCGGCACAACATCAGCGGGTAAAACCGGCGGCTCCAATACTACACCTGCCACCGCAGCACCTCAGGCCCCGGCCACCGTACCCACACTGCCCAACGCCGTCACGAAAGCAGATTCTATTGCCAAAGCCAAAGCTGCTGCCCTGAAAGCCCAGCACAGAAAACACGTGGCCGATAGCATCCGTAAAACAATCCTCATCCAGAGACAGCAGCAGGATTCTCTCAAAAAAGCAAAGGAAAATGTAAAAGATACAGAGAACAAATCGCAGGTACCCGTTCCGGAGATCAAGCCCGAACTAAAACGCGATACCAAAGAAACTGAACCTAAAAAAGATACCGAAAGAAAACAGGAACCCATCAACAGCGACGAATATCTCTATAAGGCTGCTATGGTGTACCAACAACAGGGCAATCTCGGCGAAGCCATCGACAGATACCGACGAATTGCTGCCAACAGCACCGGTAAATACGTGGAAATGGCCAGCTATCAGCTCGCTATCTGCTACCGCAGCAAAGGCCAGATGGCTAAAGCCCGCCGCATGTTTAAGGAAGTGATCCGTATGGAAGGCTCCCTCAAAAATACTGCACAGCAGGCTTTGGACAGCATGTAA
- a CDS encoding nucleoside deaminase, with amino-acid sequence MQHAIALSRRGIEQGDGGPFGSIVVKGDEIIGEGWNQVLCENDPTAHAEVMAIRDACRKLGTFQLTDCEIYTSCEPCPMCLGAIYWARPSRVYYANTKEDAAAINFDDSFIYREIAVPHEEKKIPLIELRDEEALKVFQQWVGMNNNTLH; translated from the coding sequence ATGCAACATGCAATTGCATTGTCCCGCAGGGGAATAGAGCAGGGAGATGGCGGTCCGTTTGGTTCTATCGTAGTAAAGGGCGATGAAATTATCGGGGAAGGGTGGAATCAGGTACTGTGTGAGAATGATCCCACTGCGCATGCTGAAGTAATGGCTATCCGGGATGCCTGTAGGAAACTGGGGACTTTTCAGTTGACAGACTGCGAAATCTATACATCCTGCGAGCCATGCCCCATGTGTCTGGGCGCTATTTACTGGGCCAGGCCATCCAGGGTGTACTATGCCAACACCAAGGAAGATGCCGCAGCCATCAACTTCGACGATTCATTTATTTACCGTGAGATCGCAGTGCCGCATGAAGAAAAAAAAATCCCGCTGATCGAACTGCGGGACGAAGAAGCGTTGAAAGTATTTCAGCAATGGGTGGGGATGAATAATAACACACTGCATTGA
- a CDS encoding sigma-70 RNA polymerase sigma factor region 4 domain-containing protein, which translates to MHQQLTNLSDKELISRARKADREAEGVLMDRYSHLLVAITLPYLKKSPNPDPNVVFPTLLQRLSASLKTQTIYKANEWILHVQKGYFSNPDKNIPFYPSRDGRDLLHIENKVEKAGTNIIDRQDLAVRLEQALQRMNADDRDLITQFYIDNKSFADLTAAKGLTREKLRNQLKAAKGKLAKLYMNQGYV; encoded by the coding sequence ATGCATCAACAGTTAACCAATTTATCAGATAAAGAGCTAATATCCCGTGCCCGTAAAGCAGACAGGGAAGCAGAAGGCGTACTAATGGACAGATACAGTCATTTACTGGTGGCCATTACCCTGCCTTATCTGAAAAAATCTCCGAATCCGGACCCCAACGTAGTATTCCCCACTCTTTTACAACGGCTCAGCGCCAGTCTTAAAACGCAGACTATCTACAAGGCCAACGAATGGATTTTACATGTACAGAAAGGATATTTCAGTAATCCAGACAAAAATATTCCATTCTACCCGTCACGGGATGGCAGGGACCTGCTGCATATTGAGAACAAAGTAGAGAAAGCAGGCACCAACATCATCGACCGCCAGGACCTGGCCGTAAGGCTGGAACAGGCGCTGCAACGGATGAATGCAGATGACCGCGATCTAATAACACAGTTCTATATTGACAATAAAAGCTTTGCCGATCTGACCGCTGCCAAAGGATTAACGCGTGAAAAACTCAGAAACCAGCTGAAAGCAGCCAAGGGGAAACTAGCCAAGCTATATATGAATCAGGGATATGTTTAG
- a CDS encoding anti-sigma factor family protein, producing the protein MNEHFNDIFVTTGCPTQQQLLDYVQGKLSAEEQHEVEMHLTDCAFCSEALEGLATIKDKEKIPGWIREMKWEVLKKLRKRYRSRRKTESYISLAVIILSILFLLLAMFWAYHFAIRH; encoded by the coding sequence ATGAACGAGCATTTCAACGATATATTTGTAACGACCGGCTGTCCGACACAACAGCAGCTACTGGACTATGTGCAGGGCAAGCTGTCTGCTGAAGAACAACATGAGGTGGAAATGCACCTGACCGATTGTGCGTTTTGCAGTGAAGCCCTGGAAGGTCTTGCCACTATAAAAGATAAGGAGAAAATTCCAGGATGGATACGCGAAATGAAATGGGAAGTGCTGAAGAAATTACGGAAGCGCTACCGCAGCAGGAGGAAAACGGAAAGTTATATATCCCTGGCCGTTATCATCCTCAGCATTCTGTTCCTGCTTCTGGCCATGTTCTGGGCGTATCATTTTGCTATCAGACATTAA